A stretch of the Neptunomonas phycophila genome encodes the following:
- the rpoS gene encoding RNA polymerase sigma factor RpoS — translation MTSSDRSDSPHKDILVDSMEDDLDTTDSESMDDDSHDDEPELLNSGRGRGSLAHKDLLSAKSLDATQLYLNEIGFSPLLSAEEEVYFSRLALKGDEPSRKRMIESNLRLVVKISRRYINRGLTLLDLIEEGNLGLIRAVEKFDPERGFRFSTYATWWIRQTIERAIMNQTRTIRLPIHVVKELNVYLRAARELSQKLDHEPTAEEIAEAVCKPVEAVQKMLGFNERVSSIDIPMGDSDKPVIETIADRETSDPEVLLQNNNISGNLEKWLDMLPEKHSEVISRRFGLRGYEMSTLEEVGTEIGLTRERVRQIQVEALRKLREIVEKNGLSGEDLLR, via the coding sequence ATGACGAGTAGTGATAGAAGCGATTCACCGCATAAGGATATATTGGTTGATAGCATGGAAGATGATTTAGATACTACTGATAGCGAAAGCATGGACGATGACAGCCATGACGATGAGCCGGAGTTACTGAATAGTGGCCGTGGCCGTGGCAGTTTAGCGCATAAAGATTTGCTAAGTGCCAAGTCGCTCGACGCCACCCAGCTTTATCTCAATGAGATAGGCTTCTCGCCTTTATTATCAGCAGAAGAGGAAGTTTACTTTTCGCGTTTGGCGCTTAAAGGCGACGAGCCTTCCCGCAAGCGTATGATAGAAAGTAACTTACGCTTGGTGGTTAAAATATCTCGCCGTTATATTAATCGCGGTTTAACCCTGTTGGATCTTATCGAAGAGGGTAATTTGGGATTGATTCGTGCGGTTGAGAAATTTGATCCTGAGCGTGGCTTCCGATTCTCTACTTACGCGACATGGTGGATTCGTCAGACCATTGAGCGTGCCATCATGAACCAAACACGAACCATTCGTTTACCTATACATGTGGTTAAAGAGCTCAATGTATATTTGCGAGCGGCACGAGAGCTATCCCAAAAACTGGATCATGAGCCAACAGCAGAAGAAATAGCCGAAGCGGTTTGCAAGCCGGTTGAAGCTGTACAGAAAATGCTAGGCTTTAATGAACGGGTTTCCTCTATTGATATTCCAATGGGTGATTCGGATAAGCCGGTTATCGAAACCATTGCTGATCGTGAAACGTCGGATCCCGAAGTGCTATTGCAGAACAACAATATCAGCGGCAACCTAGAAAAATGGTTGGATATGTTGCCTGAAAAGCATTCAGAGGTTATATCCCGTCGGTTTGGCTTACGTGGCTATGAGATGAGTACGCTTGAAGAAGTGGGTACTGAGATAGGTTTGACGCGTGAGCGTGTTCGTCAAATTCAAGTAGAAGCGTTACGTAAACTGCGTGAAATTGTTGAAAAGAACGGTTTATCTGGGGAAGACCTGCTGAGATAA